Proteins co-encoded in one Flavobacteriaceae bacterium MAR_2009_75 genomic window:
- a CDS encoding type IX secretion system PorP/SprF family membrane protein: MKLAKYLLLTLIAVFSFTDVKAQEDDPILLYSPASQNLLKYNRFLINPTFSTVQEDKSYINLLHRNQSVQFKDNDQTYFLSYSGRVGDRSGLGLSLYTQSIGPVSNIGVLANYAYGVKLSDKSNFTFGANLAYYSTGLDRNNIDAIDSEDFRLNGTEDSNVLSFQPGFNISYDKFDFGVFAENLFDYNLKTSESLTEFANKTYSGHLQYTHAFNKDSGIMEGSRLMPLARVRMNGQNRFASADAEEAQDITFGGSLILDLPKLGWLQGGYDSFFGASAGAGFNINKRLSLGYTMEKGFTTDLEALGVTHEISFAYSFTPNLTEDRVMLEEDFEDELAESEDLEKNNLASNEEIAELKRKLAENDAIIEELMFRQDSLEADRQKDLERRFNMVMGMVRNETNGKRPDLEKRAENLFLGNQERPAVATSSQSKTTNKPIGTNSNVQNKTGVAETNLKERPATIQDNTKNKVKTNERNKLAQNKIKSRKFRNLEGADDGYYVVANVYKGGKYMEKFINDMDAKGFSTNYIDNNENGLKYVYLERYDTWDQAVAAHESKMNGSYNGDLWIMNVDNKYTNEAYANNVNKLKEKSAQYEYDNDVLQQNVVVKDQVTSKELTSKTYKIDGIGSGYYIIANVFSSPKNANRFVKLLNSFGLSASYFINPENNWRYVYLKRHESWNNALISYYTNLNDSYDDKMWIMRVKPNLLA; encoded by the coding sequence ATGAAACTAGCCAAATACCTACTGTTAACCCTAATTGCCGTCTTCTCATTTACCGATGTCAAGGCGCAAGAAGACGACCCTATACTTCTGTATAGCCCCGCATCTCAAAACCTATTGAAATACAATAGGTTTTTGATCAACCCTACCTTTTCTACAGTTCAAGAAGACAAATCTTACATTAACCTATTACATAGAAACCAATCGGTACAGTTTAAGGATAATGACCAAACATATTTTTTGAGTTATAGCGGTAGGGTAGGCGATAGAAGCGGGCTCGGTCTTAGTCTATATACCCAATCTATTGGTCCAGTTTCCAATATCGGTGTGTTGGCGAATTACGCTTATGGTGTAAAGCTAAGCGACAAAAGTAATTTTACTTTCGGAGCAAACTTGGCCTACTATAGTACAGGTCTTGATCGTAATAATATTGATGCTATCGATTCAGAAGATTTTAGACTAAACGGTACAGAAGATAGTAACGTGCTGTCTTTTCAACCGGGTTTCAATATTTCCTATGACAAATTCGATTTTGGCGTTTTTGCTGAGAACCTTTTTGATTACAATTTAAAAACAAGTGAATCTCTTACAGAATTTGCCAATAAAACGTATTCCGGACATCTACAGTATACCCATGCCTTTAATAAAGATTCTGGCATTATGGAGGGGAGCAGATTAATGCCTCTTGCACGGGTTCGAATGAACGGTCAAAATCGATTTGCCTCTGCGGATGCAGAAGAAGCCCAAGACATTACATTTGGCGGAAGTTTAATACTAGACCTGCCAAAACTAGGCTGGTTACAAGGGGGCTATGATAGCTTTTTCGGGGCATCGGCAGGAGCTGGTTTTAACATCAACAAGAGACTCTCCCTTGGGTATACCATGGAAAAAGGCTTTACGACCGATTTAGAAGCCCTTGGTGTAACCCACGAAATTTCGTTTGCCTACTCATTCACCCCTAACCTAACCGAAGACCGCGTAATGTTAGAAGAGGATTTTGAAGATGAACTGGCTGAAAGCGAAGACCTAGAAAAGAATAATCTTGCTTCCAACGAAGAGATTGCAGAGCTGAAAAGAAAACTAGCGGAAAACGATGCTATTATCGAAGAACTGATGTTTCGCCAAGACTCTTTAGAGGCAGACCGCCAAAAAGATCTTGAACGAAGATTTAATATGGTAATGGGCATGGTACGTAACGAAACGAACGGTAAGCGTCCCGATCTTGAAAAACGGGCAGAGAATTTATTCTTAGGAAATCAAGAAAGACCTGCAGTAGCTACGTCAAGCCAATCAAAAACCACCAATAAACCTATCGGTACAAATTCTAATGTTCAGAACAAAACCGGCGTAGCGGAAACAAACCTTAAAGAAAGGCCTGCGACAATACAAGACAATACTAAAAATAAAGTAAAGACTAACGAACGCAATAAGCTAGCTCAGAATAAAATTAAAAGTAGAAAGTTTAGAAATCTCGAAGGCGCCGATGACGGTTATTATGTAGTCGCCAATGTTTATAAAGGAGGCAAGTATATGGAAAAGTTCATTAATGATATGGATGCCAAAGGGTTCTCAACCAACTATATAGACAACAACGAGAACGGACTAAAATATGTTTATTTAGAGCGCTATGATACTTGGGACCAAGCAGTTGCCGCACACGAATCAAAAATGAACGGTTCTTACAATGGTGATCTTTGGATTATGAACGTTGACAACAAATATACTAATGAGGCTTATGCCAACAACGTTAATAAATTAAAGGAAAAATCTGCTCAATACGAATATGATAATGATGTGTTACAACAAAATGTAGTCGTTAAAGATCAAGTGACGTCTAAAGAGCTTACCTCTAAAACTTATAAAATCGATGGTATTGGATCGGGCTATTATATTATAGCCAATGTATTTTCCAGTCCAAAAAATGCCAATCGGTTTGTTAAACTTCTAAACTCGTTCGGCCTTAGCGCTAGCTATTTCATAAACCCTGAAAATAACTGGAGATACGTGTATTTGAAGCGACATGAATCTTGGAACAATGCCCTTATATCTTACTATACCAATCTAAACGACTCTTACGATGATAAAATGTGGATCATGAGGGTCAAACCAAACCTACTGGCTTAA
- a CDS encoding gliding motility-associated-like protein produces the protein MKKALFTTGTTLAMALMLLSSTSINAQAIALQAPEPADNPNISGNSPWDRACGSSTFNEYFVTIKWAGSANSDNQFILELSNASGSFSSPTVISTITDQNSNSEFLTSFTLSTDIQGSGYRMRVRSTSPATTSPVSSPYSMYYLGFTNNLHMSPEGDGSTPGTLQVCGGGNVTLSVDNVPPTDLNTYQYSWFRSGTPIGTGPSIETSGDGEYFVYIDYGDCTGSANTESNHIIINSGTSSGIAINTPASTSLCAGESAPALEANVQNGSYSYTWYKNGEIVQAEQAGAFTYTIDTNNPSFIGDYTVEVKGSGICTETSQAVTITNAGAFTVNRNNSENLVVLPSQIQTLSVTTDANSPTYQWYRNGTAIPSTNAASLDISQAGTYYVSVTQTGGTCSSTTINSENTIAVSPTEFRLEIDYATPYSECTESSIVLETANIYAVLADSSEIDVTNDVATSFSYQWHKDGVAVSAESAKSISLTSSDENGTYSVEGTFASMASTSNTLPVQLSSNASLTITSTSTVYCSAEDTITIEASIDLTDEDFEWEKDGNIISTTDISLNVSEPGTYRLVVRKGSCPLISNEITVAPLDPELITLDVDGDVIFPEGSSKTVTANGGTSYRWFNANNIEIGSTASITFTTEGSYTLIANVDDCQVAKPITVAYLDLFNIPNVITPNGDGANDQWIIPNSYSNKSDVNVIIYNAKGAEVLNATNYSNNWPESSMAFSSQNMVFYYVIKNKAETLKQGTITVIR, from the coding sequence ATGAAAAAAGCACTCTTTACAACTGGAACAACGCTTGCCATGGCATTAATGCTATTGTCAAGCACATCTATTAACGCCCAGGCCATTGCCCTTCAAGCCCCAGAGCCTGCAGACAACCCTAATATCAGCGGAAATTCTCCTTGGGACAGAGCATGTGGCTCATCAACGTTCAACGAATATTTCGTGACCATCAAATGGGCGGGTAGTGCAAACTCTGACAATCAATTTATTCTAGAGCTGTCAAACGCTTCGGGTTCGTTCAGCTCCCCCACGGTAATTTCTACGATAACCGATCAAAACAGCAATTCAGAATTTCTGACAAGTTTTACCCTTAGCACAGATATACAAGGTTCAGGATATCGTATGAGAGTGAGAAGTACGAGCCCAGCAACAACTAGTCCTGTTTCATCACCCTACTCCATGTATTACTTAGGTTTTACCAACAACTTGCATATGAGTCCAGAGGGTGATGGTTCGACACCCGGAACACTACAAGTTTGTGGAGGTGGCAATGTAACTTTAAGTGTAGATAACGTACCGCCAACAGATTTAAATACCTATCAGTATTCATGGTTTAGGAGCGGTACACCAATTGGTACTGGACCTTCAATTGAGACTAGTGGAGATGGAGAGTATTTTGTATACATAGATTATGGAGATTGTACTGGTTCGGCCAATACAGAATCAAACCACATTATAATCAACTCAGGAACTAGTAGTGGTATAGCAATTAATACTCCCGCCTCAACCTCATTATGTGCTGGTGAATCTGCACCGGCGCTAGAAGCCAATGTTCAGAACGGTTCATATTCATATACCTGGTACAAAAATGGTGAAATTGTTCAAGCAGAACAGGCGGGTGCATTCACCTATACGATAGACACAAATAATCCATCATTTATCGGTGATTATACGGTTGAAGTAAAAGGGTCGGGAATTTGTACCGAAACATCGCAAGCAGTTACCATAACTAATGCGGGTGCATTTACAGTAAATAGAAACAATAGCGAAAATTTGGTGGTCTTACCAAGTCAAATACAAACCTTAAGCGTAACTACAGATGCAAATAGCCCAACTTATCAATGGTATAGAAACGGAACAGCAATACCGTCTACCAATGCAGCCTCGCTAGACATATCACAAGCAGGAACATATTATGTTTCCGTAACGCAAACAGGCGGTACGTGTTCTTCAACTACAATAAACTCAGAAAACACAATAGCCGTAAGCCCTACGGAATTTAGATTAGAAATCGACTATGCCACCCCGTATAGCGAATGTACAGAATCAAGCATTGTACTTGAAACCGCAAATATTTACGCCGTTCTTGCCGACTCTAGCGAAATTGACGTTACGAACGATGTTGCAACTTCTTTCAGCTATCAGTGGCATAAAGATGGGGTAGCGGTAAGTGCAGAGTCTGCAAAGTCTATCAGTTTGACCAGCAGTGATGAAAACGGAACATATTCTGTTGAGGGCACTTTTGCCTCAATGGCGAGTACTTCGAACACCTTGCCCGTTCAATTATCTAGTAACGCAAGCCTAACCATTACTAGTACAAGTACCGTATATTGTAGTGCTGAAGATACAATTACCATAGAAGCCTCCATTGATTTGACCGACGAGGACTTCGAGTGGGAAAAAGATGGCAATATCATAAGTACTACTGATATTTCATTGAACGTGTCGGAACCAGGAACCTACCGTTTAGTTGTAAGAAAAGGTTCATGCCCACTTATCTCCAATGAAATAACCGTTGCGCCGCTAGATCCTGAACTAATCACATTAGATGTTGATGGAGATGTGATTTTCCCAGAAGGCAGCTCAAAAACAGTGACTGCTAACGGTGGTACATCATACAGATGGTTTAATGCGAACAATATCGAAATAGGAAGTACCGCTTCTATTACGTTTACAACCGAGGGCAGCTATACTTTGATTGCCAATGTAGATGATTGTCAAGTTGCGAAACCCATTACGGTGGCTTACTTAGATCTTTTCAACATACCGAATGTAATTACTCCCAATGGAGATGGGGCAAATGATCAGTGGATTATACCCAATTCATATTCCAACAAATCTGATGTAAACGTAATCATCTATAATGCGAAAGGAGCAGAAGTTTTAAATGCTACCAACTATTCGAATAATTGGCCAGAGTCATCAATGGCTTTTTCTAGCCAGAACATGGTTTTCTACTATGTTATCAAGAATAAGGCCGAAACATTAAAACAAGGTACCATAACAGTTATCAGATAA
- a CDS encoding glutaminyl-tRNA synthetase produces MGEASESLNFIEHIVEEDLKNGFSKDDLRFRFPPEPNGYLHIGHASSICLNFGLGLRYQAPVNLRFDDTNPAKEEQEYVDAIKRDVEWLGFKWDTERYASDYFQQLYDWALLLIKQGKAYVDSQSSEDMAAQKGTPTQPGTDSPYRSRSIEENLAIFNEMKEGKHDSGTHVLRAKIDMSSSNMLMRDPIMYRVLHKAHHRTNTEWCIYPMYDWTHGESDYIEQVSHSLCTLEFAMHRELYDWFLDQIVDDKKVRPKQREFARRNLSHTVVSKRKLLQLVESNVVDGWDDPRMPTISGLRRRGYTPNSVRNFADTIGIAKRENLIDVSLLEFCAREDLNKTAPRVMGVLDPLKVVITNFPEGEEEWLEIENNPEDENAGTRQIPLSREIFIEKADFREEANRKFFRLKLGGEVRLKAGYIIKAESCTKDSDGNVVEVECTYDPKSKSGSGTEESLRKVKGTLHWVSGKHAKNVEVRLYDRLFTHESPDTQKDKDFMEFINPNSLEVITAYVEPSLEDAKVGDRVQFQRMGYFCVDPDSNDDKLVFNKTVGLRDTWAKLESK; encoded by the coding sequence ATGGGCGAAGCGTCAGAATCCCTGAATTTTATTGAGCATATTGTTGAAGAAGACCTTAAAAATGGCTTTTCTAAAGACGATTTGCGTTTTCGTTTTCCACCGGAACCGAACGGCTATTTGCATATTGGTCATGCGAGTTCGATATGTTTAAATTTCGGACTTGGATTGAGGTACCAAGCACCGGTTAATTTGAGGTTTGATGATACTAACCCGGCAAAAGAGGAGCAGGAGTATGTAGACGCTATAAAAAGAGACGTAGAATGGCTGGGTTTTAAGTGGGATACCGAAAGGTATGCCTCTGACTATTTTCAACAATTATACGATTGGGCATTGCTCTTAATTAAGCAAGGTAAAGCGTATGTCGATAGTCAATCTTCTGAAGACATGGCCGCCCAAAAAGGCACCCCTACGCAACCGGGTACTGACAGCCCGTACAGAAGCCGTTCCATAGAAGAGAATCTTGCTATTTTCAATGAAATGAAAGAAGGTAAACATGATTCGGGCACTCATGTACTAAGGGCCAAAATAGATATGTCCTCTTCCAATATGTTGATGCGAGACCCCATAATGTACCGAGTGTTACATAAGGCGCATCATCGAACAAATACCGAATGGTGTATTTATCCGATGTATGATTGGACCCATGGTGAAAGTGACTATATAGAGCAAGTTTCCCATTCTTTATGTACACTTGAATTTGCTATGCATAGAGAACTATATGATTGGTTTTTAGATCAAATAGTTGACGACAAGAAGGTACGGCCCAAACAGCGTGAATTCGCCCGAAGAAATTTGAGCCATACCGTTGTAAGTAAAAGAAAGTTGTTACAATTGGTCGAGAGTAATGTAGTTGACGGATGGGATGACCCCAGAATGCCTACCATTTCTGGTCTTAGAAGAAGAGGGTACACTCCTAATTCTGTTCGAAACTTTGCCGATACCATAGGTATAGCGAAAAGGGAAAATTTAATTGACGTATCTCTTTTAGAATTTTGTGCTAGGGAAGATTTGAACAAAACAGCGCCAAGGGTTATGGGTGTTCTAGACCCTTTAAAAGTCGTAATAACAAACTTTCCTGAAGGTGAAGAAGAGTGGCTAGAGATTGAAAATAATCCTGAAGATGAAAATGCGGGCACACGTCAAATTCCTCTTTCCAGAGAAATTTTTATAGAAAAGGCCGATTTTAGAGAAGAAGCGAATCGCAAGTTTTTTCGTTTAAAATTGGGCGGGGAAGTCCGATTGAAGGCCGGTTATATTATAAAAGCAGAAAGTTGCACTAAAGACAGTGATGGTAATGTAGTTGAAGTAGAATGTACATATGACCCTAAGAGCAAGAGTGGTAGTGGCACAGAGGAGAGCCTTCGTAAGGTTAAAGGCACATTACACTGGGTTTCTGGTAAGCACGCCAAGAATGTTGAGGTGAGGTTGTATGATAGATTGTTTACACATGAGAGTCCAGATACGCAAAAGGATAAAGATTTTATGGAGTTCATCAATCCGAATTCTTTAGAAGTAATCACCGCCTATGTAGAACCTAGTCTTGAAGACGCTAAAGTTGGGGATAGGGTTCAGTTTCAGAGAATGGGATATTTTTGTGTTGACCCCGATTCTAACGATGATAAATTAGTATTTAACAAAACCGTTGGACTCAGAGATACTTGGGCAAAACTTGAATCGAAATAA
- a CDS encoding gas vesicle protein — MSNENTGNILIAILTGAIIGAGAGILYAPEKGIKTRKKIKKGALKTKEDFTHRISQAADELTKTAEEKKVDFEQKLEDTISTMSYKADDIILTLEKKLEDLRQKNAQLQK, encoded by the coding sequence ATGTCAAACGAGAATACCGGAAATATTTTAATTGCTATTTTAACAGGGGCGATTATCGGAGCAGGCGCAGGAATTCTTTACGCACCAGAGAAAGGTATAAAAACCAGAAAGAAAATTAAAAAGGGTGCGTTAAAAACTAAAGAAGATTTTACCCATAGAATTAGCCAAGCTGCAGATGAGCTGACTAAGACTGCCGAAGAGAAAAAAGTTGACTTTGAGCAAAAGTTAGAAGATACGATTTCTACTATGAGCTATAAAGCCGATGATATTATCTTGACCCTAGAAAAGAAACTTGAGGATTTGAGACAAAAGAATGCTCAATTACAAAAGTAA
- a CDS encoding putative superfamily III holin-X, translating into MAFEEIKENFSEAEASAKSYVESSAQFYKLKGFKVMMKAIVIFAKIALVSVMLLLALLFLSASTAFWVGEALDSNALGFLVVGGFYILVGLILFLLRQRLNKPLLKKFSEFYFDEI; encoded by the coding sequence ATGGCTTTTGAAGAAATAAAAGAGAATTTCTCTGAGGCAGAGGCAAGTGCTAAATCTTATGTAGAAAGCAGCGCTCAGTTTTATAAGTTAAAAGGTTTTAAAGTGATGATGAAGGCCATCGTCATTTTTGCCAAAATAGCTTTGGTGTCTGTTATGCTGTTACTTGCTTTGTTATTCTTATCTGCCAGTACTGCCTTTTGGGTCGGCGAAGCTTTAGATAGTAATGCACTTGGGTTTTTGGTCGTAGGCGGATTTTATATACTGGTGGGTCTAATTTTGTTTTTACTGAGACAACGACTGAACAAGCCTCTTTTGAAGAAATTTTCTGAATTTTATTTTGATGAAATATGA
- a CDS encoding regulator of protease activity HflC (stomatin/prohibitin superfamily) codes for MGQFLLIPIIFFGLVILFSSFFIVKQQTAVAIERFGKFQSIRSSGLQMKIPIVDRIAGRLSLKIQQLDVIVETKTLDDVFVKLKISVQYVVLKDKVYEAFYKLEYPHEQITSYVFDVVRAEVPKMKLDDVFVKKDDIAIAVKTELQEAMFDYGFDIIKTLVTDIDPDAQVKNAMNRINASEREKIAAQFEGDAARILIVEKAKAEAESKRLQGQGIADQRREIARGLEESVEVLNKVGINSQEASALIVVTQHYDTLQSIGEATNTNLILLPNSPQAGSDMLNNMVASFTASNMIGEKMKEASNKKDKDKT; via the coding sequence ATGGGACAATTTCTATTGATACCGATTATTTTCTTCGGACTCGTTATTCTTTTCTCTTCCTTCTTTATCGTTAAGCAGCAAACAGCCGTTGCCATAGAGCGATTCGGTAAATTTCAGAGCATACGCAGTTCAGGATTGCAAATGAAAATACCGATTGTTGACCGTATCGCCGGTCGTTTAAGCCTCAAAATTCAGCAGTTAGATGTGATTGTTGAAACCAAAACCTTAGACGACGTATTTGTAAAGCTTAAAATATCGGTTCAATATGTGGTCTTAAAGGATAAGGTCTACGAAGCCTTCTACAAGCTAGAATACCCTCACGAGCAGATTACCTCCTACGTATTCGATGTAGTGCGTGCAGAGGTTCCTAAAATGAAGCTAGACGATGTTTTCGTGAAGAAAGATGATATCGCTATAGCCGTAAAGACCGAACTGCAAGAAGCTATGTTCGATTACGGATTTGACATCATTAAAACCCTGGTGACAGATATTGATCCCGATGCCCAAGTAAAGAATGCCATGAACCGTATCAACGCCTCTGAAAGAGAGAAAATAGCAGCTCAGTTCGAAGGTGATGCCGCAAGGATACTAATTGTTGAAAAAGCCAAGGCGGAAGCAGAGAGCAAACGTCTTCAAGGTCAAGGTATTGCCGACCAAAGAAGGGAAATTGCCCGTGGTCTAGAGGAATCCGTAGAAGTTTTGAATAAAGTAGGTATCAACTCTCAAGAGGCATCTGCGCTAATCGTAGTAACACAACACTATGATACCCTACAATCTATTGGTGAAGCAACCAACACCAACCTGATTCTGTTACCGAACTCACCTCAGGCCGGTAGTGATATGCTTAACAACATGGTCGCCTCTTTTACCGCGAGTAACATGATTGGTGAAAAGATGAAGGAAGCCAGCAACAAAAAAGATAAAGATAAGACGTAG
- a CDS encoding glutamyl-tRNA synthetase, whose amino-acid sequence MATKTRVRFAPSPTGPLHIGGVRTALFNYLFAKAQGGDFILRIEDTDQNRYVEGAEDYIVQSLNWCNIPFDEGPGKEGKYGPYRQSERKSLYKEYALELIANGKAYYAFDTSEKLDFHRKDHEAKGKTFIYNWHNRLKLDNSLSLMPEEVQKRIDAGEDYVIRFLTPPDEKLQLKDIVRGQIEIDTNTLDDKVLFKSDGMPTYHLANIVDDHLMEISHVIRGEEWLPSLALHQQLYDAFGWNAPKFAHLPLIMKPVGKGKLSKRDGEKLGFPVFPLSWKESEGYKEAGYFPEAVVNFLALLGWNPGTEQELFSLSELIENFSLERVNKSGARFDPDKTKWYNQHYLQEADNIFLAKLFAEKLKNKGVNSTSDYIQQVVALIKERATFVSDFWELSDYFFKAPESYGEKAVKKQWKEGTSDILNQVISLLKQFDDFSSEYVETQVKSWIGEKELSFGKVMPPLRLVIVGDMKGPHLFDIMSMIGKEESIQRIEKAIQALD is encoded by the coding sequence ATGGCCACTAAAACTCGTGTTCGTTTTGCTCCTAGCCCTACAGGGCCCTTGCATATAGGGGGTGTTCGCACCGCATTGTTCAACTATCTATTTGCTAAAGCCCAAGGTGGCGACTTTATCTTACGTATTGAAGATACCGACCAGAATCGTTATGTTGAAGGTGCGGAAGACTATATCGTTCAATCGTTAAATTGGTGTAATATTCCCTTCGATGAAGGGCCAGGAAAAGAGGGCAAATATGGGCCCTATAGACAAAGTGAGCGTAAAAGCCTGTACAAAGAGTATGCACTTGAACTTATCGCGAATGGCAAAGCGTATTATGCTTTCGACACTTCGGAAAAATTAGATTTTCATCGTAAAGATCATGAGGCAAAGGGCAAAACGTTTATCTATAATTGGCATAACCGTCTAAAATTAGATAATTCGCTTTCTTTGATGCCGGAAGAAGTACAAAAGAGAATCGATGCCGGAGAAGATTATGTTATTCGCTTTTTAACCCCGCCAGATGAAAAATTGCAACTGAAAGATATTGTAAGGGGCCAAATCGAAATAGACACCAATACCCTAGATGATAAGGTCTTGTTCAAAAGTGATGGTATGCCCACTTATCACTTGGCCAATATAGTAGATGACCATCTTATGGAAATTTCACACGTAATTCGCGGTGAAGAATGGTTGCCCTCTTTGGCTCTGCACCAACAGTTATATGATGCCTTTGGATGGAATGCCCCAAAATTTGCCCACCTGCCCTTAATCATGAAGCCGGTCGGCAAAGGCAAACTTAGCAAACGTGACGGTGAAAAATTGGGTTTCCCCGTATTTCCATTGTCATGGAAAGAATCTGAAGGCTATAAAGAAGCGGGCTACTTTCCAGAGGCGGTAGTTAACTTTCTTGCCCTATTGGGTTGGAATCCGGGAACGGAACAAGAATTGTTTAGTCTATCAGAGCTAATCGAAAACTTTTCATTGGAACGTGTAAACAAATCGGGCGCCCGGTTTGACCCCGACAAAACCAAATGGTATAATCAACATTATCTTCAAGAGGCCGATAATATATTTTTAGCCAAGCTATTCGCTGAAAAGCTAAAGAATAAAGGCGTTAACTCCACTTCAGATTATATTCAACAAGTAGTGGCGCTCATTAAAGAGCGTGCAACCTTTGTTTCAGACTTCTGGGAACTTTCTGACTACTTTTTCAAAGCACCGGAATCTTACGGTGAAAAAGCGGTGAAAAAGCAATGGAAAGAAGGCACATCCGACATTTTGAACCAAGTGATATCCTTATTAAAACAATTCGACGATTTCTCTTCAGAATATGTGGAAACCCAAGTTAAAAGTTGGATTGGCGAGAAAGAACTTTCGTTTGGCAAGGTAATGCCCCCTCTTCGATTAGTTATCGTAGGCGATATGAAAGGGCCGCATCTTTTTGATATTATGAGCATGATCGGTAAAGAAGAAAGTATTCAGAGAATAGAGAAAGCCATTCAAGCCTTAGATTAA